In Serratia marcescens subsp. marcescens ATCC 13880, a single genomic region encodes these proteins:
- a CDS encoding PhoX family protein: MTKQIEQLDADRLIDPTRRKLLLGSAGAVGLAGFLGGGIWSVSAEALAEDLPPNTLLGFQGIAASTADEVTIAPGYRAEVLISWGEPLVDGAPAFDPQGNNSAADQEKQFGDNNDGMSFFPIDDNHGVMAINNEYVNEQYLFAHGGAKATSLEEVRKSQAAHGVSIVAVKRVGDGQRWEVERPSRYNRRITANSEMQFSGPAAGHPLLQTAADPSGRKVLGTFGNCANGKTPWGTYLTCEENFDTYFGTRQADYRTTPEQKRYTLKVSEPERNWPDYDERFDVAKNPNEFNRHGWIVEIDPLNPSSTPIKHTALGRFKHENAAVTVAKDGRLVVYMGDDERGEHIYKYVSKGVVDAANPANNRTLLDEGTLYVAQFDGDEAGTPLKGKGRWIALEFGKNGLTPENGFRDEAEVLIFARKAAQQVGATKMDRPEWIAVNPHDGRAYCTLTNNSKRGEEGMPLNAANPRPNNIYGQIIRWDEGGDATADVFAWDIYALCGNPIAHPEGVNRGTPNITAENTFNSPDGLGFDRAGRLWILTDGKYSNKGDYVGQGNNQMLVGDPVSGEIRRFMVGPKSCELTGITFTPDYKTMFVNVQHPGEEGDSHFPNNSPRPRSSVLMITREDGGVIGA, from the coding sequence ATGACCAAGCAAATTGAGCAATTAGACGCCGACCGCCTGATCGATCCCACTCGCCGCAAGCTGCTGCTCGGCAGCGCCGGCGCCGTCGGCCTGGCCGGCTTTCTCGGCGGCGGCATCTGGTCGGTTTCCGCCGAGGCGTTGGCCGAGGATCTGCCGCCGAACACGCTGTTGGGCTTTCAGGGCATCGCCGCATCTACCGCCGACGAGGTGACCATCGCGCCGGGCTACCGCGCGGAGGTGCTGATCTCCTGGGGTGAGCCGCTGGTGGACGGCGCGCCGGCCTTCGATCCGCAGGGCAACAACAGCGCCGCCGATCAGGAAAAACAGTTTGGCGATAACAATGACGGCATGAGCTTCTTCCCTATCGATGACAATCACGGCGTGATGGCCATCAATAACGAATACGTCAACGAGCAGTATCTGTTCGCCCACGGCGGCGCCAAAGCCACCAGCCTGGAAGAGGTGCGCAAGTCACAGGCGGCGCACGGCGTCTCCATTGTGGCGGTCAAGCGTGTCGGCGACGGCCAGCGCTGGGAGGTGGAACGCCCATCGCGCTATAACCGCCGCATCACCGCCAACAGCGAAATGCAGTTCAGCGGCCCGGCCGCCGGGCACCCGCTGCTGCAGACCGCCGCCGATCCGAGCGGCCGCAAGGTGCTGGGCACCTTCGGCAACTGCGCCAACGGCAAGACGCCGTGGGGGACCTATCTGACCTGCGAGGAAAACTTCGACACCTATTTCGGCACCCGTCAGGCCGATTATCGAACCACGCCGGAACAAAAGCGCTACACGCTGAAGGTCAGCGAACCGGAGCGCAACTGGCCGGACTATGACGAGCGCTTCGATGTGGCGAAGAATCCCAACGAATTCAACCGTCACGGCTGGATCGTCGAGATCGATCCGCTGAATCCGAGCTCGACGCCCATCAAGCACACCGCGCTCGGCCGCTTCAAGCATGAAAACGCGGCGGTGACCGTGGCCAAAGACGGCCGTCTGGTGGTGTACATGGGCGACGACGAGCGCGGCGAACATATCTATAAGTACGTTTCCAAAGGCGTGGTCGACGCCGCCAATCCGGCCAACAATCGCACGCTGCTGGACGAGGGAACGCTATACGTGGCGCAGTTCGACGGCGATGAGGCCGGCACGCCGCTGAAGGGCAAAGGGCGCTGGATTGCGCTTGAGTTTGGCAAGAATGGCCTGACGCCGGAGAACGGTTTCCGCGACGAGGCCGAAGTGCTGATCTTCGCCCGCAAGGCGGCGCAGCAGGTCGGCGCCACCAAAATGGATCGCCCGGAGTGGATCGCGGTGAACCCGCATGACGGCCGCGCATACTGTACGCTGACCAACAACAGCAAGCGCGGTGAGGAAGGGATGCCGCTGAACGCCGCCAACCCGCGACCGAACAATATCTATGGCCAGATCATTCGCTGGGACGAAGGCGGCGACGCCACCGCCGATGTCTTCGCCTGGGACATCTATGCGCTGTGCGGCAACCCGATCGCCCACCCCGAAGGCGTCAACCGCGGCACGCCGAATATCACGGCGGAGAACACCTTCAACAGCCCGGACGGGCTGGGCTTTGATCGCGCCGGCCGTCTGTGGATCCTCACCGACGGCAAGTACAGCAACAAGGGCGATTACGTCGGGCAGGGCAACAACCAGATGCTGGTGGGCGATCCGGTCAGCGGCGAGATCCGCCGTTTCATGGTGGGGCCGAAGTCCTGCGAATTGACCGGCATCACTTTCACCCCGGACTACAAGACGATGTTCGTCAACGTACAACATCCGGGAGAAGAGGGCGATTCGCACTTCCCGAACAACAGCCCGCGCCCGCGTTCATCGGTGTTGATGATCACGCGTGAAGATGGCGGAGTGATTGGGGCGTAA